Proteins from a single region of Trichocoleus desertorum ATA4-8-CV12:
- the uvrA gene encoding excinuclease ABC subunit UvrA, whose amino-acid sequence MSQRSRSANRKLTEPTNGHHPSEAKSVDQNTIRIRGARQHNLKNIDLELPRDRLIVFTGVSGSGKSSLAFDTIFAEGQRRYVESLSAYARQFLGQVDKPDVDAIEGLSPAISIDQKSTSHNPRSTVGTVTEIYDYLRLLFGRAGEPHCPHCDRSIAPQTVDQMCDRIMELPDRTRFQILAPVVRGKKGTHKKLLSSLTSEGFARVRVNGEVRDLSDSIELEKNQAHHIEIVVDRLVKKPDLEERLVDSLTTCLRHSEGIAIVDILPSSDADNATSNVVALPTGKNAVPAAAESGGQYGLPRELVFSENFACPEHGAVMEELSPRLFSFNSPYGACPNCHGLGSHRTFSADLVVPNPALPVYAAIAPWSDKDNTYYLSLLYSVGEAFSFDIQTPWNNLTREQQQIILNGSKDAIKIEVDSRYRDQKSYVRRYEGALNILQRQYEEASSDLYKQKLEQYLVDQPCDVCQGRRLKPESLSVRLGQYRINELTGVSIQECLSRVEGLKLSDRQATIGDLVLREIKARLQFLLDVGLDYLTLDRTAMTLSGGEAQRIRLATQIGSGLTGVLYVLDEPSIGLHQRDNGRLLRTLNKLRTLGNTLIVVEHDEETIRAADHLVDIGPGAGIHGGNIVAQGSFEDILAAPDSLTGAYLSGRQVIHTPTERRDGNGRALKIKKASRNNLKQVSVEIPLGKLVCVTGVSGSGKSTLINELLYPALQHHFGHKIPFPKEMEALDGLNALDKVIVIDQSPIGRTPRSNPATYTGAFDVIRDVFAETIEAKARGYKPGQFSFNVKGGRCEACSGQGVNVIEMNFLPDVYVQCDVCKGARYNRETLQVKYKNKSIADVLNMTVEEAYEFFKNIPQASNRLQTLVDVGLGYIRLGQTAPTLSGGEAQRVKLATELSRRATGKTLYLIDEPTTGLSFYDVHKLLDVVQRLVDKGNSVLVIEHNLDVVRCSDWVIDLGPEGGDKGGEIIAVGTPEDVAKSERSHTGHYLKQVLEQYRSLVPTE is encoded by the coding sequence ATGTCTCAACGCTCCCGTTCTGCCAACCGCAAACTCACCGAGCCTACCAATGGACACCACCCATCCGAGGCGAAGTCAGTGGACCAAAACACCATTCGGATTCGGGGAGCCCGCCAGCACAACCTTAAGAACATCGACCTAGAACTGCCCCGCGATCGCCTCATTGTTTTTACTGGGGTGTCTGGGTCTGGCAAATCTTCTCTAGCGTTTGACACCATTTTTGCCGAAGGGCAGCGGCGCTACGTCGAGTCCCTCAGTGCTTACGCGCGGCAATTTTTGGGCCAAGTCGATAAACCCGATGTAGACGCGATCGAAGGACTCAGCCCCGCCATTTCCATCGACCAAAAATCCACCTCCCACAACCCCCGCTCCACCGTCGGCACCGTCACCGAAATTTACGACTACCTGAGACTCTTGTTCGGGCGGGCAGGCGAACCCCACTGTCCCCACTGCGATCGCTCCATTGCGCCTCAAACGGTTGACCAGATGTGCGATCGCATTATGGAGTTGCCCGATCGCACCCGCTTCCAGATTTTGGCTCCCGTCGTCCGGGGTAAGAAAGGCACCCATAAAAAATTGCTCTCTAGCCTCACCTCCGAGGGCTTTGCCCGGGTGCGAGTGAATGGCGAAGTACGCGACCTCAGCGACTCGATCGAGCTAGAGAAAAACCAAGCCCACCACATCGAAATTGTGGTCGATCGCTTGGTGAAGAAACCTGACCTAGAAGAACGTTTGGTCGATTCTTTAACCACCTGTTTGCGCCACTCAGAAGGGATCGCGATCGTCGATATTCTGCCCTCCTCGGATGCTGATAATGCAACCTCCAACGTGGTTGCCCTCCCCACAGGTAAAAATGCAGTGCCAGCCGCCGCAGAATCCGGTGGGCAGTACGGGCTACCACGAGAACTAGTATTTTCCGAAAACTTCGCTTGCCCAGAACATGGCGCAGTGATGGAAGAACTTTCTCCCCGTTTGTTCTCCTTCAACTCTCCCTATGGTGCTTGCCCCAACTGTCATGGCTTGGGCAGTCATCGTACCTTCTCAGCAGACTTGGTGGTGCCGAATCCCGCTCTACCTGTCTATGCCGCGATCGCCCCTTGGTCAGACAAAGACAACACCTACTATCTCTCCCTGCTCTACAGCGTTGGGGAAGCCTTTAGTTTTGACATCCAAACCCCCTGGAACAATCTCACCCGCGAACAACAGCAGATCATTCTCAATGGCTCCAAAGACGCGATCAAAATCGAAGTTGATTCGCGCTACCGCGACCAGAAAAGCTATGTGCGGCGCTACGAAGGGGCACTCAACATTCTCCAACGCCAGTACGAGGAAGCCAGTTCTGACCTGTACAAGCAAAAGCTAGAGCAATATCTGGTCGATCAACCTTGCGATGTTTGCCAGGGGCGACGGTTGAAGCCAGAATCGCTAAGCGTGCGGCTGGGCCAATACCGGATTAATGAGCTGACTGGCGTTTCGATTCAAGAATGCTTGAGCCGAGTAGAAGGTTTGAAGCTGAGCGATCGCCAAGCCACAATCGGGGATTTGGTGCTGCGCGAAATCAAAGCCCGCTTGCAATTTCTGCTGGATGTGGGTCTAGATTACCTGACGCTCGATCGCACCGCCATGACCCTCTCTGGAGGCGAGGCACAACGGATTCGGCTGGCGACTCAAATTGGTTCTGGTCTCACAGGCGTACTCTATGTCTTGGATGAACCCAGCATTGGCTTACACCAGCGGGATAATGGCCGCTTGCTCCGCACCCTCAACAAGCTCCGCACCCTCGGCAATACGCTAATCGTAGTCGAGCACGACGAAGAAACCATTCGCGCTGCCGATCACCTCGTAGATATTGGGCCTGGCGCAGGGATTCACGGTGGTAACATTGTTGCTCAGGGTAGTTTCGAGGACATTTTAGCGGCTCCCGATTCTTTGACAGGGGCTTACTTGTCAGGTCGGCAGGTGATTCATACCCCAACCGAACGGCGAGACGGCAATGGTCGAGCCTTGAAGATCAAAAAGGCTTCTCGCAACAACCTCAAACAAGTCAGTGTCGAGATTCCGCTGGGCAAATTGGTCTGTGTTACGGGTGTTTCCGGGTCAGGTAAATCCACCTTAATCAATGAACTGCTCTATCCCGCCCTACAACACCATTTCGGCCATAAGATTCCTTTCCCGAAGGAGATGGAAGCGTTAGATGGCCTGAATGCGCTGGACAAAGTGATTGTGATTGACCAGTCGCCCATTGGCCGCACTCCCCGCTCTAACCCTGCCACTTACACAGGCGCGTTTGATGTGATTCGGGATGTGTTTGCCGAAACGATCGAAGCCAAAGCTAGAGGCTACAAACCAGGACAGTTCTCCTTTAACGTCAAAGGTGGGCGCTGTGAAGCTTGTAGCGGGCAGGGTGTGAACGTGATCGAGATGAACTTCCTGCCTGATGTGTATGTGCAGTGCGATGTCTGCAAGGGAGCCCGCTATAACCGCGAAACCCTCCAGGTGAAGTACAAAAACAAATCGATCGCGGATGTCCTCAACATGACGGTGGAGGAAGCCTACGAGTTTTTCAAAAACATTCCCCAAGCTTCTAATCGCTTGCAAACTCTAGTCGATGTGGGTCTGGGCTATATCCGTCTCGGTCAAACTGCCCCCACGCTCTCCGGTGGTGAAGCTCAACGAGTGAAACTAGCCACCGAACTGTCTCGCCGCGCCACAGGCAAAACCCTGTATCTAATTGATGAACCCACCACGGGCCTCTCGTTCTACGATGTCCACAAATTGCTGGATGTGGTGCAGCGCTTGGTAGATAAGGGCAACTCAGTCTTAGTCATCGAACATAACCTGGATGTAGTTCGTTGCTCCGACTGGGTAATCGACCTCGGCCCGGAAGGTGGTGACAAAGGTGGCGAAATTATTGCCGTTGGTACTCCAGAGGACGTTGCGAAGAGTGAGCGATCGCACACCGGGCACTACCTCAAGCAGGTCTTAGAGCAATATCGCTCTCTTGTCCCTACAGAATAA
- a CDS encoding DUF1311 domain-containing protein: MRKIVVISALIGSFVTLIQNSDATEKITAQRIDCNKATTTVELKYCSQLSYQQADKALNQVYRKVISGISGEQKSLLISGEQAWIKFRDDNCSFETYGSRDGTGYTIFYNGCLERLTKQRTKDLQNYLSR, from the coding sequence GCGAAAAATTGTTGTTATCTCTGCTTTGATAGGTAGCTTTGTAACTTTAATACAGAATAGTGATGCAACAGAAAAAATAACTGCCCAAAGAATAGATTGTAATAAGGCAACGACAACTGTAGAACTTAAATACTGCTCCCAATTGTCTTATCAACAAGCAGACAAAGCCTTGAATCAGGTATACAGAAAAGTAATTTCTGGCATAAGTGGTGAGCAAAAAAGTCTGCTAATTTCTGGAGAGCAAGCATGGATTAAGTTTCGTGATGACAATTGTAGTTTTGAAACTTATGGTTCCCGAGATGGAACAGGCTATACCATCTTCTATAACGGATGCCTAGAAAGATTGACTAAGCAGCGCACAAAAGATTTGCAAAACTATTTGTCGCGGTGA